From the Hemicordylus capensis ecotype Gifberg chromosome 1, rHemCap1.1.pri, whole genome shotgun sequence genome, the window AAGCTGTCTGTGTCAAAAGTCATGGCAACTTGCTTATTTTTTGCCTTGGTCCTTCTCTGAATCCAAGAGTGCAGAGCGAATCCCTAATTTCTTAAGCTCTTCCACTAGGTCTCCACTCTGATGCATCTGGAGAAGTATGTCACAGCCTCCCACAAATTCACCATTGAGGAAGACTTGTGGAATAGTAGGCCAGTTGGAATAGTTCTTAATCCCTGATAATAAAAAAGACAGACAAGTTTAATGTGTTGGAAACATTTAGTTTGACAACTTAACAGTGTTCTGAAGAGGGGTGGGCACAGGCAGTTGGGCTGAATTGTAGTAAAGGTAATAATCTACCCTTTCCTCTCATTTtcctttcctgggggtgggggagagcctgtCTCTTTGGCTACTATGTAAAGAACCATTTATGCAGATAACACTGTATGGAAGAACATTCAAAGATTAATGGGGGAGCAATTCCAAAAGCAATGCTGCAGGCCCAGTTACTTCAGGCTAAAAATGGAAATACCACAGGGAATaggaaaaaggaagaaaacacagGAGCTGAGAAAAGAGAGTGAAGCATCAAAGGGACATGCATTTAGGAGTCAGACAAGTAGGAATGCATTTGCACAGGGGCTACTTCTTTAAAGATCAGAGCACCATTTTAGACCAACAGTTCCATAGGttaaagggagagggagcagtttgcccagtgagcttcatggtcaTTTGactgaggtttatttatttattgttaaatttatataccacctttcattaaatcaatcccaaggcagtttacaggaaaatttaaaaacaagattgttaaAACTTCCTAACCActatatagttttaaagtttttagagtttttaattgcattttaaattgttttaattatgttaatgttttaatagtttttatattgtgaaccccAGGAACTTTTTGTGTAGAGCAATATATGTCTGAAtgtataattaaaaatatatatatttgtaatacTATATCTGTTTTTTTAGCTGGGTGGCAACTCCGCTCTCTTGCCCATGGATTCACAGAAAACTACGTATAAAGTTCTCCAGTGGAGGAATCAAAACATGGAAGCTTAGCACTTCTTAGACCCCAAGCTTAAACATCTCCATGCTTTAGACACTTTGCTGTAATGCCTTAATGCTTTTTTAGTACTCTGATTCTGCTTGGTAACTGTCTTTCCAAAATTCCTTATCTTGTCTTAACAGACCTGGGAGTTCAGGGAGGGGTTACAGGCTGTTGCACATATGCCCGAGAAGTACCCGACGCATGCTGCAGTTCTAAGCCATAACTAAATTTCAAGGGCATAGTTTTGTAAATGTCAGAGTTGAAATGAGCCAAATAGTACTGCTATGCCAGTTATGCCCCACAAAGCGCCTGGCCTTGTGTTACTCCACAAACTCTCACAACTCCTGGTACAGAAATTCTGCCAGAGATTCTTCAATAGTCTTTGGGCCATATTAACCTGAACTACAAAAAGGACCAGCAACAAAATGTTATTGTATATTCTCAGCGTTTAAGAGTGCTCCTGTTCAGAACTCCAACCAGCTGAGAACAAAGGCTTTATGCTGTCAGGCACCACTGGGGCCCGAGAAGCAcagcaaaaggagaggagagctggtcttgtggtagcaagcatgccttgtccccttagctaagcagggtccacccgcccgccccccccacccacccacccagtcgctcacccggtcggtagatactaagcgagaggagctccggcacagagctcctctcgctaggaaggcctccgggagaatggtggtttgcgcgcgcatgcgcgcgccacaaaccacgccgttctccggaggcccggtctacccggccctttcccggcgggtagaccgggcctccggagaatggcgtggtttgcggcacacgcatgcgcgcgtgcgcaagccaccattctcccggaggccttcctagcgagaggagctctgtgccggagctcctctcgcttagtatctaccgaccgggtgagcgactgggtgggtgggtggggcgggcgggcagctagctgggagggagggagggctggatgtttttaagagtgatttcgcggcggcggtggcggcggcgggggggggcggctggtttccagcgcccctataatgttaaatacgggcgctggcgggggcaaggaggcaggagggctaagcaagccctccccgcccttaaagatataccccccacccggacccgaaccagcccagtccgaaccggtccggcagttcggccattctttggaatggccgccggaccggttcgggcacaccactagtaGAGATGAGATTCAGATGATCACCCCTCACATGAGATTAAAGAATGCACTGTGAATGCATTGGCACCTCCTTTAATGACATGGAAGTGGATGCATTCTCAACATGTCCACACCATCACATATAGGGGGCCGTGTTGGAGTGAGCCAGCCCTACGAAGAGATGTTTAGAGAGGGTGCAGGTGGAAGCAATAATATTACTTGTGGATTCCATCAGTGTGGGCCCCCACCAATTCTTTGTGGAGATTTTTTTGGTAGAGGGATATTTTTgtggaagggagaaagagaaaaagaagagggaCCAGTAACAAAAAGGACAGAACTCTACCATTAAAAAGAGAGAATTTTAGTAGGCAAGGCTGCTTATTCTGCTCAGCTGCAGCTACCCAAAATTCCCTCTATTAAAAAGGCACAAAAGCTCTACTCTCTTCCTTTTATTTGAACACTCTAGAGAGAGAAAGCTAGAAAaggcagcagggggaaagtggatcTCACATACTGCAGGTTGGAGTTGGAGGTGGCTCTTCAGTCTGAAAAAGTTTCAGATTACTGCTCTATAGCAACAACCTAGTTAGGCAGGTAGAGCCCCTGGGATGCAGTGGTTAAAGGGCTTAAGACTGGAGACCTAGGCTTAAAGCCCCGCTCCGTCACTCATCTGGCTGGGTGACCTTGGACAAGTAGTTGTTTTGCAACCCGATCCTACCTCATAGTTGTTGcgaggaagaaagaaaaatatgggGAGAAAAGCATACCACCCTGGGCTCCTCGGAGCAGAGCAAAGACAGGGCGGGATGAGCGTGAAATAGCCGGAGTAAAGATCAAAAGAGAACTATAATACGGATGAGATCGGCGGGAGAGACTGCATAGAGGTGTACTGGGGAAGAAGcagagctcagtggtggagcatctgctttgcacgcaaaGAGCCCCAGGTACAACCACCCGCGAGAGACTCGTGCCTGAAACCTCAAACtgacactgccagtcagggtagaccacACCGAGCTAGACGGAGCAATGGCCTAGCCCCATAAGGCAGCGTCGTGTGgcatttttaagaaagaaaagtaGTACAATGTTTGAAAGGAATGGCAGGTTGGGGAACCTGGGAAGCGCGGAGAACAGCAGCGCGGCCCAGGACCCGGTccaaggaagggagggaagaaccAGACAGAACGACAGGGGAGGCAGGGCTgcaggccagtgttccctgtaagagggattcccagatgtggtcgactacaactcccagcattcccagctgcaaaggcctttggatggggattatgggatttgtagtctgggGAGCCCTCTGCTGCTGGCGGGAGGGGGGGCTGACCTTGCCGGAGATCGGGGTCCTGGAGAACGTCGTAGGCGCGGTAGTCGCTGACCCCGTGCAGGCGCAGGATCTGCACCACCGCGTTGCTGAAGCCGCACTGGGGCTGGGCCGGGTTGCCCTTCATGAACACCACCACCGGGTGGGCGCGCACCAGCCGCTCCACCGCCTCCTTCGAAGAGCCGCCCTCGCCGCCTTCTCCGGCCTGGCTCAGCGGCCGCCGCACAGCGAAACCCAACGGCCGCGAACCTCCCAGCAGCCGCAGGGCTGCTGGCAGACGGCAAAAGGAGCCGCTcatggccgctgctgctgctgctgccaccgccgccttaCGAAACTTCTTCTCGGGTAACCCTGCCGGCGTAGCTACGTTCTTTCCTACTCGTCAACGAACCTTTCCCCGTGCatgtgagcatgctcagtatggtcaaATGAAGCTCCTTTTCATTTCTGCCCAAAACCCATCTCACATTTCCATTCCTGCTTAAAATATCGAAGAACCCTTTCCTATTGGCGCAGGCCGCAGGGCCTCAGCAAATGCCACTCGATAATGCCCGCCCCTTAGTAAATGCTGCTCCATGAGGGGTGGGCGATTCTATCAATCGCTTTCAAGCTACCAATGATGCGAGCCTACCCTTTCAAGCCCTTGGTTCTCGGGCCAAGGCTTGCCCTGCCGGAGAACTCATCTGGGCTCGGATTGGGTTACagtgtccaccccgctgcccaattgTAACGCGTCGCCTTGAGCCTTTAAAACTCCTCCTACAGACAAGCGCTGTTCTTCTCATGTTGATTAGGTTCAATGGTATGGCATCGTGAAGTGATTGGTCAATCCAGCCTGACAGGCGGAGGAAGTTACAACCTGGTGAAGAGGAGTGAAAAAGAAATGGTAAGAGTGTCTGTTGAGCGTCACCTTCCGTTTCCGGTATATGCTTAAAGGGTTGTGATCGATACTTCACCGGCTTTGCACTGGCCAAGCACAAGGACGGGGAACAGCGTGAGTTGAATAAAATTGGATTGTTATGCTTTCAAATTACtctccccccccatttctggCGCTCTGGTTGACATCCTACGTGGCTCAATAGTCCTACTTGGGAGTTACATTAAAAACCTATTCAATTTTAATAAGATTATTTAAGAGTCCTGTAGTTTAATTTCAGTGTCAGCCTGTGTCCTAATTACTGCCTGATTCACAGAAAGATCTAATATGTATGGGAGTGCTTCACCAGATGAATTTGTGCCTGTTAGGAAGGATGCTCTAACCTATTTCTCACATATTCCTTCTTCATGCCCTTGCAACCTCTCCAAACTAAAGTCAAGGGTAGCTAGAAACTGAGGAATACGGTCATTTGCCTCGCAGACCTTAAGAAAATGTTTAATACTGTATTTGTAAAGTCTATGGATGCCTTCTTAGAGGAAATACTTCTCTTTTTTTATGCAGGAGGGAATCCATCTTCTCGAACTGTGCCTGTCCTGATAGACATAGCCCCTTCGCTCCAGGAAGAATAGTGTCCTCTTGCCTCCATTTCTGCTGAGCTGTGGCAGAGGATGCAGCAAATGGCAAAAGTTCTCCATCAGTCTGAAGAGGATGAACTTTAATCTGGCCCAGTGGTTcacaaactgggagcctccagatgttgctgaactacaactcccatcaaccccagccataatttattgtgcctggggatgatgggagctgtagctcaacaacatctggaggctctcaGTTTGGGAACCACCGATCTGGCCCTTTCCCTCCAAGAAGAACTGTGTTCTCTGCAACCATTTCCCATAAGCTGTTATAGAGGGTGAGTTAAACAgagaggcttaaaaaaaaaagctgtatgcTGCTCTGAAACTTTGGgatagagtgggatataaatcacaCAAATGTGGCTGTAATGGGAAAAcaaagtacaggcaaacctcgttattTGTGGGCTCAACTCTTGTGGTTtcgtgtatctgtggttggggGATAGGCACCCAGTTTGGTGCCTCAGAATACGCAGTGGTGAGGGGGGACCTCATGGAACTCTCATATCTGTGGGTCGGAGACGATGGCAGCGGCGGTATCTTTTAAAACCGCTGTggtggggatggcagcagaggtggctgCAACATGGcagatggggagggagaaggagtcccCACTGCTACTCCGCTGCCATCACTGCCACTGTGGCACCTTCATGGCCATCACCAGCCATCTCTGCAGTTCTAAAAGGTACTGCcatggtcatttgggaggcagatggggagggaggaggaggcactgctgctgcctctgccaccatcCCCATCGCTGTGGCCGTCTCTGCAGCCGTCCCTGCCGCACAGTGGTGGTTCCAAAAGGTGCCTCCGCCATCATCCCTGCCGCCGCTACCGTCATTCCTGCTGCACAGCGGCAGTTTTATAAGGTGCCGCTGCCGCCAACTCCGGgaacctaacacacacacacacccaatccccattgcccctctgGATTGATATTTACGGATTCCATATCCGCAGTTGTAAggcagaacggaacccctgcataACAAGTTTTTCCtctggtggtaggagatcctcaggaagggttaggaactgagcatgctcgagacagaactggaccatgtgattCTTGTGGGCGTAGCTAgctccccagttccagttctgtctcgctcgggactAGACGTTTTGTGAGAGAGCTCCTGTACTCTACATTCTGGAATTCTGCTTTCTGGTCTGTGGCTATTGCCTTTAATTCTGTGAACTGCCTTTCCGTGACTTCTATATTTAGTGTGTgcgagggggggaagagagctcGAGCTCCATTCGGCTTCATAACAAAACTTTCAAAAACTTACTTTTTCCTTTAAATTTGGACTCAATTGGTTACTCAAAAGTTTTTCGCTTTGATTTTATATCGTTTTCTGCAGTTGTAAagcagaacagaacccctgcataACAAGTTTTCCTGTAATAATGCTTCCCCCCCCCGTCTGAACCAATGCCTTATTCCAATGCAAACCTGTGCCGATGTGAGTGATTGATTAATCTGCTGAGAGTTATATGATTAATTGACTTCCTTTTTGCTGAGTGACAGTCCTACCATTTCTTTGCTGGAAGAAAAGAGAGGAAGGTTGTCATATGTTCAGCAATGCTGAACTAGTATGCTTTCCCCATCCTTTCCACCAGATTGTATCATATGTAGTaagtctaagccaggggttctcaaaccttttgataagagccggatataaatgtaataaataaataatatatggtATGATCTTGAAACATCAGCTTGGAGCCAAATGGCAGTGCTTTCACACTACAACTGAGTGAAATGGCCCCATTTTGAGGCTCTTGCTATAGTAGTCTGCATTGAGAATTACATTGACAAGCTGTACGAGCATTGTGCTTTATTGCCATCATGAGAACAGATTGTCTCAAAATGATATGAGATAGATCAGAAGTGCGTGGAGGTCCAGACAAATGCCAGAAGGTGGTAGCAGCCAAATGTTGAAATTTCACACTTTCTGTTCCTGTATTCTGTACATACTGAAGAATGTTTTCAGTTGCTCACAACTGTAGATCAAGAACAGAAACAGACTGAGTGATAACGTTAAAAGCAGCGCTGCAGGCAGGTGCAGCTGAACTTCAATATGCCatgctttgtcaaaagctttttggaagtccaggtatactatgtcagctggatcaccttgatcctcacacttattgacactctcaaagaactccaaaagcttatgaggcaagatttcgctttgcagaagtcatgctggttctctcccagcagggcctgttgtatgtgctttacaattttatccttgaggatgtttcccatcaatttgcctggaatggacgttaggctaaccagcctgtaattttgcGGATCGcgcttggatccctttttgaaaattgttgttacacttgctactttccagtcctccggtacagagcccgatttcagggataatttatatattttagcatggaggtcggcaatttcacttttgagttctttgaggactcttggatggatgccatctggccctggcagtttactcgttttcagtttttccagacagtttagaacatcatctcttgcaacttctatctgactcatttctttagcctccatccccaaaataCCTAGTTCAACCCAATGTGATCGTCCACAGTAGACATCGGGTGTAGGGCAAGAGTCTAGAGTGGAAGATGTGTATGTGGAAGTCTGACACTGCCCCTGCTGA encodes:
- the GLRX5 gene encoding glutaredoxin-related protein 5, mitochondrial, whose protein sequence is MSGSFCRLPAALRLLGGSRPLGFAVRRPLSQAGEGGEGGSSKEAVERLVRAHPVVVFMKGNPAQPQCGFSNAVVQILRLHGVSDYRAYDVLQDPDLRQGIKNYSNWPTIPQVFLNGEFVGGCDILLQMHQSGDLVEELKKLGIRSALLDSEKDQGKK